Genomic DNA from Porites lutea chromosome 4, jaPorLute2.1, whole genome shotgun sequence:
CTCCTAAACCTCGACGATCTTGACTTGCTAGAGCTCGGCTATGACACGCCGTCGCCCTCCTCGTCTGATTGCTCGCATTTAGACTCTCCGTCCACCTCGCCTGTGAATTCCCCTACATCGTCCCTGTCACCAGCTCCTAGCAGCGAATGCAGCTCTCCCAGCTCCAGCCCTAAGGCTTCCCGACATCGTGCACGCTGCCGTACACCTCAATGCCTTAAGAAAGAGCACGCTTCGATACTGAGAAGGAACGAGAGGGAGAGGAACAGAGTTAAACTGGTCAGCGATGGTTTTGCTGCCTTGCGCAAGCACATTCCAACCACACCAGCCAACAAGAAGCTGTCCAAGGTGGAAACGCTGCGAACAGCCATCGAGTACATTAAACACCTCCAGCGAGTGTTAAATGAAAGTAACAGACTTGAAAGGGAAACGCGTCTACTGCGTCAAGTAGGATGGCTTCAGGGAACTTACGACTTACAGGTAACTACAACTTTTGTGATACTTTATTTACACCTTTGAAATTtgctaagtttgaaagaatgtaAGAAGTTACGTGAAGACGAGAAAAATGAAAGGCTTGCTAACGCCGCTGGTTTTAGGAGCGCACGATCAGTGTTTTCTTGCGTTGGGGTTCATTTGCAAAATGACCACTGGCGCACACCGCAGTCTTTATCTTGGTGACAGGCCATCAAAACCTGTTAATTTGCTTCTTGAAAAAGTAATCAAATTTACACTCGTGTCTCGAACCAAGCTCAAGTTACTCCTCTAACTACGGAATCAAGCCGAATTAACTCCCGAGCTACATTGACACGCCACGCGCTTCGCTCCGGAGCAACAGAATTAAGTGGATTTCATGACCTTGTGGTAAAACGTGAACTCGAAACGATAGATACTTTGCCATTTTTATTGAAGCCAATTTCAGGCACACGTGCCCCGCTTTAAAACAAATACGACATTCAGAGCTTGATTTCTATTAGTGGGCAACTCGCGCGCTCTCATTCGGCGCGCAGGCTCCAGAATGATTACCTTTCACTTAATGCTTTATTAAAGACAAACCAAGCGGAACAGCAAATTATGAATGATAATAAAGTCGCAAATGAAGGCTTTTTGTGGCCATGGAATTGAAAATAGTACTGTGTTTTATGTTGGTGACCTGCCGCGCACACTAATTGACTAGAGCTCTTTTATTGCCTTTCCTGCAGGCCCTTTCAAGAGGAAATGTGGCGACCGCTCAGCAGCTTAGCACCTATCTCATGAGTTTACCAGAGATAGCGCCCTACCCGAGCCCGGTACCTTTTGTTAACAACTCCGTGAGTTTGTCGAACATTTACGGGCACGTGAACTAATTCAGATTTACTCTGATCCAATCATAACGTTCATTACAATGGAATGAGACAGTGTAAGCTAAAGATTTTGGCATTATATACGATACCTAGTAGTTTAGTTTAGTCAAAGGATTTTAGAATAGTTAAGACGCCAAGAAATCCcagtatattt
This window encodes:
- the LOC140933455 gene encoding uncharacterized protein; its protein translation is MEFNFDPQDTTFPLLNLDDLDLLELGYDTPSPSSSDCSHLDSPSTSPVNSPTSSLSPAPSSECSSPSSSPKASRHRARCRTPQCLKKEHASILRRNERERNRVKLVSDGFAALRKHIPTTPANKKLSKVETLRTAIEYIKHLQRVLNESNRLERETRLLRQVGWLQGTYDLQALSRGNVATAQQLSTYLMSLPEIAPYPSPVPFVNNSVSLSNIYGHVN